The Electrophorus electricus isolate fEleEle1 chromosome 4, fEleEle1.pri, whole genome shotgun sequence region AGTGTTACAGGACTGCAGTGGATTGGCAGTGATGCTTGGATCACAGACAATTCCCTCACAGATAGCCTAGGACACACTTCTCTGATCGGTTCAATAGGTTTCACTGTACCCAAGGCTAAAATTCCTGGATTGGGGCACTTTTTACAAGAAGTCAGCCCCTCACAATTTCCCAACAGCATGTTTATTAAAACCTTCTGGGAAAGTGTGTTTAACTGTTCCCTACATCCAGTCATGGGTCAGAGGACATGTAATGGCGCTGAGCATTTAAAAGATGTAGAAAACCTTTTTACTGATGTGTCTGATTTGAGTTTCACCAACAATGTCTACAAGGCTGTTTATGCAGTAGCACACGCCTTGCACAATCTACTATTATGTGTGCAAAGCAATGGTTCATTTTCTAATGTAAACTGCACTGaattttccaaaataaatccTTGGGAGGTAAGACAAGTTAACATTAATTTGGAATGTAAGGAGAAAATCAGAACAATAAAATATCCTAAAAAGTACTTAAGAAATTTgatattaatatgcatttttgtgttCAAGGTTTCAAACTCCTTGCAGAATGTAAATTTCATCACACCTCAAGGGGAAAGTGTATTTTTTGATAAAAACGGAGATTCACCAGCAAGATATGAGTTGATTAACCTGCAACGAGCCTCTGAAGGCACCATGAAAGCAGCAACAATAGGGTACTATGATGCATCTTTGCCTAAAGGCCAGCAGTTAACTATGAATGGAATACAAATTGTCTGGAAAGAGGGAAGCAAAATGGTAATATTTTGGCTCAAGTGTCTTTTTTGTCATATAGGCTCTATGACAAACTGTTAACTACAAAGTCACACTGATATGTTTTTACATGGGTTCTGGAGGTTCCAGTGTCtatgtgcagtgagagctgtcccCCAGGTACCAGGAAGGCTGTTCAGAAAGGGAagcctgtctgctgctttgactgtataccatgtgcacCAGGAGAAATGAGCAACTCAACAGgtagttataaaaaaaaaaaaaaaaccaaaaaaaaacaaaaaaaaaaacaactagcCACATAAATGCTAAAGaaatattaaatttttttttttactgaatatgGATGGAATTATATTGCTGACATTTGCACTGCTGAGGTTTGCTAATTTTCCATCTTTTCCATTTAGATTCACTTAACTGCTTAAAATGCCCCTTGCAATATTGGTCAAACACAAAAGGAGATGCCTGTATTCCAAAAGAAGTTGAATTCTTGTCATATGAGGAAAAAATGGGGATAGTgcttgttcttttttctctggTTGGGGCCTTTTTCACTATTCTAACCAAatttattttctattgttttaGAAATACTCCCATAGTTagagccaacaactcagagctgagcttcctgctgctcttctctctgactctgtgtttcctctgttcacttactttcattggtcggccctctgagtggtcctgtatgctgcgtcacacagcATTTGGtatcaccttcgtcctctgcatctcctgtgttctggggaaaacaatagtggtgttaattgccttcagggctacacttccaggcagtaatgtcatgaaatggtttgggcctccacagcagagactcagtgttcttgctttcactctcatacaggtccttatttgtgtgctttggttaaTAATATCACCGCCATTCCCATATATGAATATGGATTATTACCAAGAAAAAATCATCCTAGAATGTAAATTAGGTTCATCCTTCGGTTTCTGGGTTGTACTGGGATACATAGGACTCCTAGCtagtttatgttttattttggcatttttagcacggaagttgcctgataactttaatgaagccaaattcatcacattcagcatgctcatattctgttcAGTTTGGATTGCATTTATTCCATCTTAtatcagctctcctggaaaatttactgtagctgtggagatatttgccatTTTGGCCTCAAGTTATGGtttattattctgtatttttatacCAAAATGCTATGTGATTTTACTAAGACCTGAAATGAACACTAAAAAGCAAGTCATGGGGAAAACCAAATGACACATCATCGTTCATGGTTCAtgtctaaataaacacatttgaccTAGAAACAAAGTGCATGTTTTCCATTGATAGTGGGATACATATATGAGTTGACACAAGACAAGAAACAATTTCCTGACATATGGAACATATTGATGGGTACACATAAATAGAAAGTCAAATGATTTGACATAtagaatgaaaaaacaaattagtatattagtatatagCTGAATCCTTCCAGATTTCCTTTATTAAAATTCCAGCCTTCCAAGCCTTTCAGACTTTGTATTTCTTAGCTCTTTCATTGCCCATAGTTGTTCTATAATTTTTAACTTATGCATTTCGggtaacattttcaaaatctTTCATAATCATAAACTAATCTCATTATTTCCTTCCATTATAAGAATTATACCATTCCCTTCCTGGAGAAATTAGCAACACAGCAGGTACTACAAAATATGAATCAGATACAGGAATTACAACACACTATacaaagaatacaaaaataataaatggtaatgacagaaagacacacacacacacacacacacacacacacacacatacatacacacatacatacacacacacacacacacacacacacacacacacacatacacaggtcaTAATTCTGCTTTGACTACAGTGCTTTATACACATATGCAATTTTGTTATGCTGGATAAAAGTAAGAGGCCCATTAGACAACACCGATTTTGCAAAAATCCAAATTTGCTGTACTGCTCTAAAAACGATACCACTAAAAGTCAGATGCAAATTATATCAGCAAAAATACACAAGGTTGATCCTTCAAAAAGTGAATGTGGTTACACCTAAACTGCCATTGTTTCATATACACTTTAACAGCAAAAATATGGTACTTGGTTGCAAATTCTTTGAAACTGAAATCTGCCTGAAGTGTGCCACCGATAAGTATCAGCAGACACTGGGTACCTTCCCTGGTGATGCTCAGCCAGGCCTGTAACATAGTCATTTTTAGTTCCTGCTTGTTTAGGGGTCTATTTGCCTTCAGtaagtgaaatgtattttaagtgtGGTAGAAGTTAGTTAATTCACTTAGTTAGTCAGCAATTTCAATTTTGGCCCTGAAAAACCCTACTATGCAATCAGATTAGCAGTCTGCTTTGGGCCATTGTCCtgctacaaaataaaatgctgccCAATAAATTTTGAGATATTTGACTGGCTCTGAGCATTTAAAATTCATCTGCACAATTCATTATTTATCCTACTGCTATCACTGTGAGATACATATTCAATAATAACAACCAATCACCACTGGCATACTTTGACTCATGGGTAGTTTCTTTTGGTTTGTCCACACTTTGCTTTTCCATCACTTTGACACAAGTTAATCAGATATGGACAAAAATATCCTCAATTTAAATGTGTCTAAACTTTtagtcatttaatttaaaatccaATGTACTAGAGTACATAGCAAACAATAAATTGTCATTGTCTGATTACTTATGAAATCATGAAGCTGTACAAAAACTTAATTACAAGATGaaacatatatttcatataacaTATGTTTCTAAACTATGgtatacaaatgtacacatcAGTGAGGTCATTCAGCTGCGCAAGTAAAGCCCACACCCCACATTATAGTTAACTTGGGAACCAAAAGAAGTTATATAAATGACCAAACAGAGGGCAAGGTGTTTTCTGAAGAGCAAGAATGAGTTTACTACAGACATGGCTTCTGTTCACTCTGGTGAGAGCACCTGATCCTCCCTGCAGCTCAAGAGGGCTGTCTGATCAACCTCAGCTCAGCAGAGATGGGGATGTGGTGATTGGTGGGATATTTTCCTTTCACAACAGCTGGGaccagacaacacacacattcacatcgGGACCACAGCAGCCAAAATGCAAGAGGTGAGGGGACATTATAGCAAAATATCCATAAAGGACTGATAAACCATCAAAAAAAGTGCTTGGCTAGTTCATGGCCAAAAGCGGTTACATTTTGTAAGCAGAACTATAATCATACAGACATAGGGTTGCTGACACCAGGAAAATTTTGGAATATCAAGAaattttcttaaattaaaattaataattttacaaatgtttttgtattcaaGTTTACAGTGCTCATTCAAATGGCACCGTGACTGCATTTCTTTTCTTGTAGCCTGAGCCTCAGAGAATTTCAAAATGCCCAGACAATGTTATTTGCCATTGAAGAAATCAACAACAGGACTGATATTCTTCCTAGTGTCAATTTGGGTTATACAATCTATGACTCCTGTGGATCAGTAGAAATGGCCGTAAGAGCTTCCTTATCTTTAGTTAATGGCCATGGGAAAAACACCGCTGCAGGGTCCTGCACCAGACCTGAAACAGTTCAAGCAATCATAGCAGAAACATCATCTACTCCTACTATTGCCATCTCTGCCACAGTGGGACCtttgcatgtgcctgtggtaaaacctttttatttttggcaaaaatCTACATATGAAAATCAATATATATGTTCAGTAAtgtctataaaataaattaaaaagcaaacacattGAGTGTGGTCATCATCTGTTTGcttatacttttaaaaaaatatatttatgaaatgcTATGTATATTTCAGATCAGTCACTTTGCAACATGTGCATGCCTAAGTGACAGAAAAAAGCATCCATCTTTCTTCAGAACAATTCCCAGTGATTATTACCAAAGTCGAGCACTGGTCAAACTGGTCAGACATTTTGGATGGACATGGGTAGGAGCTCTGTGCAGCAACAATGACTATGGAAACAATGGTATGAACACATTTATCAATGCAGCCAaagaagagggtgtgtgtgttgagttttCTGCGGTCTTCTTCAGGACTGATCCTAGAGAGGTCATTCTAAAAATAGTGGAGACTATTAAGACCTCAAGCTCCAAAGTGATAGTAGCTTTTGTCTCATACTCTGATATGGAGGTTCTTCTAAGGGAAATAGCACTGCAGAATATCACAGGCCTACAATGGATTGGAAGTGAGTCCTGGATATCTGATATGAACATTGCCACTGCTGAATGGCAACACATTCTAAGAGGGTCCATGGGTTTTGCTATTCCTAAAGCTAAAATCAATGGCCTAGAGAAATTTCTGATTAAGCTTAAGCCATCATTTGATGCAGACCTTTACAAAGAGCTGTGGGAAACAGTATTTGAATGTATACTTCACACACAAGTAAATGTTGAGAAGAAAGACATTTGTAAAGGCAACGAAAGCCTCAATGAAGTGCAAAACCAATATACAGATGTTTCAGAGTTGCAAATCGCAAATAATGTTTACAAGGCTGTGTATGCTGTTGCTTATGCCTTGGATAAAACATATAGCTGTTCAACAAAGGAGAATGGACAAGAACATACTATTGCATGTACCAACGCAACAAATAACCACCAGCCTTGGAAGGTATGTCTAATAGCctgtttagaatattttttaaaatttggctCTAAAAAGTTtgaattttaattgtatttaggTGCTCAGTGAGCTGAAGAAGCTCCATTTCTTCACTACAACTAATGAGGAGGTATACTTTGATGAGAACGGAGACCCAGCAGCAAGGTATGACCTCTTGAACTGGCAGCAAGGCAAAGATGGTAAAACAGTATTTGTTAAAGTGGGCTTCTACGATGCCTCCTTGCAAGCACATCTTCAGCTTTCATTTAACAATATCACTATCATCTGGGCCCATGACCAACACCAGGTAACCgttaaaaataccaaaaatatcAAACATAGTAATCATGTTTGCAGACATTCTGCATTCTAGCTTGAGAACATAATGATTATAGTGCAAATGATCATGGTTTGTAGGtaccagtgtctgtgtgcagtgagagctgtcctGCAGGctccaggaaggctgtgcagaaaggaaagcctgTGTGTTGTtatgactgtataccatgtgcagagggagaaaTTAGTAATTTGACAGGTATAATGAAGGTTAACATTTCACTCTTACAGACAAGAGTCATAACAATCTACAAAGCAAAAGCCTTATGGAAAGagaactgattaaaaaaaaaaagagtttactgaatgttagtgtaatgttgattattttctgtttcacatCTCCAGATTCAGCAACTTGCATGAAGTGCCCACCTGAACTCTGGTCTAATTATAAGAAAGATAAATGTATATCAAAACTGGTGGAATTCCTGTCATTTGAGGAAATAATGGGAATTATTCTagtgttgttttctttgttagGAATATGTTTCACCATGGGCATTACTGTGGTTTTCTttacacacaaggacacaccCATTGTCagagccaacaactcagagctgagcttcctattgctcttctctctgactctttgtttcctctgttcacttactttcattggtcagccctccgagtggtcctgtatgctgcgtcacacagcgtttgggatcaccttcgtcctctgcatctcctgtgttctggggaaaacaatagtggtgttaatggccttcagggctacacttccaggaAAAAAtatcatgaaatggtttgggcctgcacagcagagactcagtgttcttgctttcactctAATACAGGtccttatttgtgtgctttggttaaCAATTTCCCCTCCTTTCCCCTATAAGAACATGAATTATTACAAGGAAAAGATCATATTAGAATGTAACTTGGGCTCAGTTGTAGGcttctgggctgtactgggttaTATAGGATTCCTGTCCTTCTTGtgctttgttttggcttttctgGCTCGGaagttgcctgataactttaatgaagccaaactGATtgcattcagcatgctcatattctgtgtagtttggatcacctttattccagcttatgtcagctctcctggaaaattcactgtagctgtggagatatttgctatATTGGCTTCTAGTTTTGGTTTACTAATCTGCATATTTCTCccaaagtgttacataatcATACTAAAACCAGAGAAGAACACTAAACAGCAAATTATGAGTAAAGCACAAGTGAAATAAATAAGCTTTATATacattcattattaatatgGCCATGTTTAAAGCACTTAACCTGTGTAAAGCATACTTGTAATAACTATTATAGATCACCATATACCTTTTCACTAATTccagtaaatacattttgatatgtGGCTGGTCTATAAGGCCCATTCAAAGATACTTTGTTACACCTAAAGTGGAGGACACAGCAATTCATATAATATCAATCTGTCCAAGCATtaagcagcacagagagacaaggGCTATTAATCATAATGAGCACAGGGAAAATGCTTACTAGCAAACAAAAAGCATGGAGTATAAATCAttactccaaaaaaaaaaaaacaagatatatgtttttatcattaaatattttgcacatttttcaaATAGAACTTATATTTAGGTTCCACAGCGATGTCAAGTTTTCTTACAACTTCATgtgcatgaaaatataaatcCAAAATATTCCTCCAAACCACAAAAGTGGGATATAAAATCTATAATACATGTGGATTCCCAAATATGATGAGTAGAGACCAAGTTCTTGCCAAAACAGACAACTCAGCATCCTCCACAGCAGCAGAGTTTGCAAGGTTAAGGGCTAGTTTGATATTCAAGTGGTAAAGCAACATTACACTGATTGAAcagatatttattttccttttttcttgaATCTGAAACAAGCATAACAAATGTTCAAAGAGTTCTGAACTAACTTTATGGTAACTGGGCATCCACATATCACCCAGCCATATTCAATTACTATTGACTATTATGATTGCCATGTTGTACTCCCTTGAGTGTTAAGCATTAAAGGAGAGTTCAAACAAATTCACTGAAATAATCTCACtggctttctttcttttatattaTCTGCATCAATATCAGTCATTTTCTTACTTATGCTTGCCTGAGCAACCACAAACAATATGTCTCCTTCTTTAGAATGATTTCTAGGGATTACTACCACAGCCCAATGTAGCTGGTCAAGATCTTCAGCGGGACATAGGTAGAGTCTATAAGTAGTAACTATGTTTACAGATCAAACAGAGTTTccagttttaaaatgatatCTGAAGAGGGATGGATGTATACACTCACCAcccattttattagaaacatgtttatttaaaattctgtttgcaTGCAGTTAGTGTATGTAGCCCATCCATTATCATCCTCCAACTATTGTGCTGCTGTTGACTGGATATTATTGGGTGGCAGAGAAAACCAAACCAGTAGTGGTATTGATGCATGTAAAAACTCAAGCAAGACCGCTGGGCCTGATGCACTCATAACAACACAATACCCATAACTATGCTACTACTATATTGGTGTGAGTGCTGTAGAGAATGATTCACCACCCAAGtaatatccagtcagcagtggtccatTGCTCAGAAACTGGACAGTGATTAATGGAGTAGAGGAAAGATGTACATGACAACAGATGACTACAGCCTGTAACTAAACACCTTTACAATGCACTTGCAAGCATAACTAATTAAGTGCCTATCCACGTAGATGCAAGGTAGGTATTTCAACTAAAGTGGGTGCTGAGTATAGAATACTGTACAGAGTACTGGGAGGTCTCTGCAAGGACAAACCTTTGAGTTTACAAGTGAAAACAGTGGATGTTATCAGGAAAGGTGAAGATGGTCTTGATGTCTTATGTTGAGATTAAGGTATTAGCAGAGTTACCAGGATGTTATATAGGcctaaaataaacatgcaagTTTGCCCTAATCAGACAGCTCTTTCACAGGAGACACCGTTCTGATGGGCTCTGCAGGTTTCATTGTGCCTAAGGATTGGGCATGTTCCCTTTCTTGAGAAAAGAATTCTGGGAACATGTGTTTAAGGGCTCAATGACTCCATAAGTGGGTTAAAGGGTACATAACATGGTCTTTAAAATTGTTAGAATTCTTGTTGTATTATGTCTAATTTGCGTTtaccatgtttttttgtgttggCCTGCTCAATGCATAACCTGTTTTCATATGATGAAAGCATAAGTCCCCTTTATTATTTACATGCGTCCCCCTTTATTAATGCAAGCTGTGCCTCATATATAACCATTTCATGACAGATGAACTGCCATCTTCCTAAGACATAAGACTTACAAAgactgaacataaaaaaaataaatacataagtaCAGGACTACCTAAAAATACCTTTCCTGCCACCTGTTTTGTTGGccatttcaggtttttttgtttactaaGGGTCACAAAAGGTACCGTGGAGGTTGTCATTGTTGGCTACTATGATGCAATCCATGAACAGCATCAACATCATTAGggcaggagaaaaacaaaaggtatTTTTACATTACTCTCATATATGACCTGAATTCCCAGGTGGATGTTCAACACACTGGTGACTTATCTTtgcacaaacacccaccacaAACCTGTGAAAACATGTCACATTACAGTCTGTTATTGTCAAGGTTAGTTTTTCCTTGATGTGGCAGGTGCTAGTGTCTGTTTACAGTGTGTTCTGTCCCCTGGGCACTAGGAGGGCATAACAGAAAGGGAAACTTGTCTGCTACTATTATGGTACCAGAAGCCCACCAGGAGCAATTTGCAATACAGCATGGAATGTTTTCATGGCTGTTCTTTCAAGACTTGCAGTTCACTGAAAACACATACATGGAAAAAGAAATCACATAAGCAATCTTCCTAATTAACTAGGAGGCCTAATTAACTAtgttttgaatttcatttttttttctatgatgcTATCTTAAAGCAGATATGGAAAATGTAGAGGCAACATGTAAGCAAACCAATAATTAATCATAATTAATTGAATTTCCTAACCAACTATGAggcatatttattttcatcctGATGCAGCTGCTAAAATGCCCTACAGAATAATGGTCAACTAACAGAATAGACCTGTATCATTAGGCAAGTGGAAGTGTCATACACTAAAATCACAAATGTGATTCTGAAATTTGAATGGCGAAATTATAAGTTTCAAAACAGCTACTGACAGACATTTACTGAAGACAAAGAATCTTGAGTTCTTAGCACTTAGCAACTTAGAGACCCATCGCCAACTTTCCATTTCTTGGCAAAATAACTAATAAGCTATTTTCATCTCAGTTACATGATTATCTCagttcaaataattttaatgtaattttcaaGCATCTTATTTTTGAGCCAGACATATCACCAAGACAGCACTTCTTAAACAATTTGAAGTTTAACAGCAACAAGATCAGCTTGTTTTTCTCAATTAATGTCAGTACTGCCTTTCACACAGTTAACTACAGGAGTTAATTTGAATGGCTAGCAAACTGGGTAGGCCTCTTTAGCAGTGTGTGACTGGTACAGATCCTACTGAAGTGACTGGAATTACTATACACTGGTTAATCACATTTATAAACTGCACTGTAAACTGCAAAATGCCACGATTCTGGGCACTTTCTTATTTAAtgtacagtgctttgaaaaagTATTCAACCATCATAAAAGTCATCAGATTCCTCAGGATTACAAATTACACTTACACAAACTGTTCTAACCAGTGATGTTTTGCACACCAACATGTTCTTACAGTAAAATTTCAAAAtcagaattctttttttttttttgtctgccaAGACATTCTGCCAAGTATTCAACTtcttcaaatgtttgtttggtagAATAAACTTTTGATCCAGTAATAGCTTTAAGTCTATTGCGGCAAGTTTCTACCAAATTTTCTGCACATTTTCTCCAGGTTGTTTAGGCTTTTTAGAGGATACTTGTGGAACACAATTTTCAAGCAGTTCCAGATTGTCGACAAGACAAAATCTATATTCAACTTTCACAATTTTGTAGCCAACTCTTGTGTTGCTTTGACCTTTTGCTAGGGCTCAATGTCCTGCAAAAGGTTAAGGTTCTCCCATCTGCAGTAGATTGTCATACAGTATCTCCCTGAACATCGCAACATCCCTTCATCCTTTAACTCTAACAAAATGCCCATTCCCACTGACGAAAATAATTTCCACAACTTGATGCTGCTGGCATTTTTTTGTTGGGTCACTAGTTCAGTCTTCCAAACTCCAGACATGCtttgatagctcagtggttaaggtccttggaCACtggtacctcagtggttaagttactcaACTAGTAAatcagtagctcagtggttaaggtacttaattagtaattggaaggttgctagttcaagtctTGCCAATACTGGgtccctgagtaaggccctcagttactcaagttgtattcactcataattgtaagttgctttggataaaagtgtcctgtaaatgtgttttctcCATGAATGGATTTTTCCTAGACATTCTCCATTACAGGCCAGTTGTATACAGAGCTCTTGATATTACCGACTGGTGCACTTCCCCTCCAGTATCAGCCATTGTACCTTCTAGCTGCTTTAAACTGATTCTTGGGCTCTATGTGTCTTCCCTCACAAATCCCCTTCTTGTTCTGAGCTGGGTTTTGAGGTACGGCTTTGTCTAGGTAGTGCATAGTGGTAGAGACAGCTTCCGTTTCCTTGTAATTGATCCAACATTGCTCACATTTCGGATCTTGTTCATTGCTATAACTCTAGCCACAGATTTGTTAGAATGCTATTTGGTCTTTATTTTTACAGCTTTCCTTCAAGAGAACTGTAAGCCAACTGTGCCTGCGTTAGGGCAATACCTTTCATATGCGTAAACTTGGAGCTTTCACAGAAGAGTGGTTGAATACTTATACAAACAgcattctttttcatttttgccaCAGAATATTTTGTTACATAaaacaatatcattttaaattaatcaaTTTAGGGGTCAGTCTTTTAAACCTAAATATGACAAAGCATCATTTGATGACACTAATCATGTTCAGGGAGGTTAAACAATTCTGATTCTCATTTTCAAATACCATATTAGTGAGATCCCCTATAGTCTGTGACATTAACTTCATTGCTAACAGCAAGAAACTCATCCAAGCCTTGTTAAATCTCTGCTAGATTATTGCAATGCTATTTTATATGGCCTACCCAAAGGTTTTAATAATCTGTAAGAAATTCAGAATGTCACTGTTATAATCCTCACATAAGGAATAAAATGAGGTATCACTTTACATTGACCCAAGTATTCCTCCACAGGTTACCCATATATTCCAAATTGATTTTAAGTATTTTCATTACTGTTGAAATGCCAGAATAGAGCCAGTAGAGCCATAGATCCAGAAACTCTACtcatatttttgctgttttttgcttCAAGTTCTGGTTTACTACTCCACATTCCATAGTGCGCTATACTGTCTCTTCAAGGccagaaaacaacacagaaatgTATTATGGCAAATTATGACATGACTAATTTAACttaaactataaaatatataagttcatatatatatatatatatatatatatatatatatatatataaatcagttCATGCAGAAATTACATTAGCTCATGCAGAATTTAGGTCCTTCCATGACTGTTATCATAAAGAGACCCCCCTCTAGTGGAGAAAAATCAGAATGTTATGATCAaaattttctctttctctgtgggGCTAATAGGATGACTAGATGTGGTTTATTCTGGCATGTACTGcctgaaaaaaatatatgtgtgtatatataaaaagcatAATTACCTTATGTTTAGAAAAATGTTCAGATAAAAAGGTTTAATATCTTtaagaaaaattatttcaagattAGGATTAAAAATCTGTTTCTGCACACCATATGCCAGAAAAACACATTATGTGATCATTACTACAAGGCATATATACAACATGCAGAACTTGTTTAAAACTTGTTGAAATTGTATTTTACATGAGGGAGTTAGTAAAACGTACAGCGAAATACATAAGGTTTCCAGAAAAACTGCAAAGTTCCTCTGAATATTCACTTCCTAgaaattcagaagcattttgcttaCTCAGTTGATGTAGGAGGAGACAGTGTCCTATTTCTCTAGAAATCTTGTGTCTTACTCTGCAA contains the following coding sequences:
- the LOC113592363 gene encoding extracellular calcium-sensing receptor-like, whose product is MIFAVGEINKNPNILPGVSLGYKIYNNCGSMDILRSALALVSGHESSNTRIMCNSYNPRTVQAIIGHSGSTPTIGIARTVGSFHIPVISHFATCACLSSRKEFPSFFRTIPSDYYQSRALAHLVKHFGWTWVGVLSNANDYGLNGIAMFITAARAEGICIEYSADFESTSPHQEILRIVDIIKNSTSKVIIAFMSHREIKVLVEVLHKQSVTGLQWIGSDAWITDNSLTDSLGHTSLIGSIGFTVPKAKIPGLGHFLQEVSPSQFPNSMFIKTFWESVFNCSLHPVMGQRTCNGAEHLKDVENLFTDVSDLSFTNNVYKAVYAVAHALHNLLLCVQSNGSFSNVNCTEFSKINPWEVSNSLQNVNFITPQGESVFFDKNGDSPARYELINLQRASEGTMKAATIGYYDASLPKGQQLTMNGIQIVWKEGSKMVPVSMCSESCPPGTRKAVQKGKPVCCFDCIPCAPGEMSNSTDSLNCLKCPLQYWSNTKGDACIPKEVEFLSYEEKMGIVLVLFSLVGAFFTILTKFIFYCFRNTPIVRANNSELSFLLLFSLTLCFLCSLTFIGRPSEWSCMLRHTAFGITFVLCISCVLGKTIVVLIAFRATLPGSNVMKWFGPPQQRLSVLAFTLIQVLICVLWLIISPPFPYMNMDYYQEKIILECKLGSSFGFWVVLGYIGLLASLCFILAFLARKLPDNFNEAKFITFSMLIFCSVWIAFIPSYISSPGKFTVAVEIFAILASSYGLLFCIFIPKCYVILLRPEMNTKKQVMGKTK
- the LOC113592358 gene encoding extracellular calcium-sensing receptor-like, which gives rise to MLFAIEEINNRTDILPSVNLGYTIYDSCGSVEMAVRASLSLVNGHGKNTAAGSCTRPETVQAIIAETSSTPTIAISATVGPLHVPVISHFATCACLSDRKKHPSFFRTIPSDYYQSRALVKLVRHFGWTWVGALCSNNDYGNNGMNTFINAAKEEGVCVEFSAVFFRTDPREVILKIVETIKTSSSKVIVAFVSYSDMEVLLREIALQNITGLQWIGSESWISDMNIATAEWQHILRGSMGFAIPKAKINGLEKFLIKLKPSFDADLYKELWETVFECILHTQVNVEKKDICKGNESLNEVQNQYTDVSELQIANNVYKAVYAVAYALDKTYSCSTKENGQEHTIACTNATNNHQPWKVLSELKKLHFFTTTNEEVYFDENGDPAARYDLLNWQQGKDGKTVFVKVGFYDASLQAHLQLSFNNITIIWAHDQHQVPVSVCSESCPAGSRKAVQKGKPVCCYDCIPCAEGEISNLTDSATCMKCPPELWSNYKKDKCISKLVEFLSFEEIMGIILVLFSLLGICFTMGITVVFFTHKDTPIVRANNSELSFLLLFSLTLCFLCSLTFIGQPSEWSCMLRHTAFGITFVLCISCVLGKTIVVLMAFRATLPGKNIMKWFGPAQQRLSVLAFTLIQVLICVLWLTISPPFPYKNMNYYKEKIILECNLGSVVGFWAVLGYIGFLSFLCFVLAFLARKLPDNFNEAKLIAFSMLIFCVVWITFIPAYVSSPGKFTVAVEIFAILASSFGLLICIFLPKCYIIILKPEKNTKQQIMSKAQVK